The Alteripontixanthobacter sp. genome has a window encoding:
- a CDS encoding CAP family protein: MGSGRISAGLGGAFAMMAAFAATALALPAQAQDEARERLDPFSRALLYEHNRERALTGAPDLRWSRALQDDARQWADHLARTGRFEHAGYEQRRKAGENLWMGSAGLYSAQDMIGGFLSEKRDFRSGQFPDVSRTGRWSDVGHYTQIIWRDTREVGCAVARSRVNDVLVCRYYPSGNVIGEYID; this comes from the coding sequence ATGGGATCGGGACGAATTTCAGCGGGGCTGGGCGGCGCTTTTGCGATGATGGCTGCTTTCGCGGCTACCGCCCTCGCTCTGCCTGCCCAGGCGCAGGACGAGGCGCGGGAGCGACTCGATCCATTCTCCCGCGCGCTGCTGTACGAACATAACCGGGAACGGGCGCTGACCGGTGCGCCGGACTTGCGCTGGAGCCGTGCTTTACAAGACGATGCCCGCCAATGGGCGGACCATCTGGCGCGTACCGGACGCTTCGAGCACGCCGGCTACGAACAGCGCCGCAAGGCTGGCGAAAACCTCTGGATGGGATCGGCAGGACTTTACTCGGCGCAGGACATGATCGGCGGTTTCCTGTCGGAAAAGCGCGATTTTCGCTCCGGCCAATTCCCCGATGTCTCGCGCACCGGCCGCTGGAGCGATGTGGGCCATTACACGCAGATCATCTGGCGCGATACGCGCGAAGTGGGGTGCGCGGTGGCCCGTTCGCGCGTCAACGATGTGCTCGTGTGCCGCTATTACCCGTCGGGCAATGTGATCGGCGAATATATCGATTGA
- a CDS encoding copper chaperone PCu(A)C, which yields MKTNILAPMALVLGTLGLSACGGETEQVEQAPEGIAGLDIEDPRLVLNAVSGNPAALYMDISYNGDRSIMVRRFDMLDAGRTELHGYLEMVTGTEMVETSPFTVGDGETVSLEPGAMHVMAFDVSPDLKAGDVTEVTLTIAGGDKHSFPVEVRAAGEDR from the coding sequence ATGAAGACGAACATTCTGGCGCCGATGGCGCTTGTTTTAGGCACACTTGGCCTGTCCGCCTGCGGGGGCGAGACGGAGCAGGTCGAGCAGGCACCCGAGGGCATTGCCGGGCTGGACATAGAAGACCCGCGGTTGGTGCTGAACGCCGTTTCGGGCAATCCTGCGGCGCTTTACATGGACATCAGCTACAATGGCGACCGCTCGATCATGGTCCGCCGTTTCGATATGCTCGATGCCGGGCGGACAGAATTGCACGGCTATCTGGAGATGGTTACCGGCACCGAAATGGTCGAAACCAGCCCCTTCACCGTGGGCGATGGCGAAACGGTTTCGCTGGAACCGGGGGCGATGCATGTGATGGCATTCGATGTCTCGCCCGATCTGAAGGCAGGCGACGTGACCGAGGTTACGCTGACCATCGCCGGGGGTGACAAGCACAGCTTCCCGGTCGAAGTACGCGCCGCCGGGGAAGATCGCTGA
- the hrcA gene encoding heat-inducible transcriptional repressor HrcA, whose translation MPTPPVTELTDRARAIFQLVVEGYIDSGQPVGSKTLAGGRGVDLSPASIRSVLAELESLGLLAAPHTSAGRLPTQTGLRLFVDGMMQVAEPTRAERAAIEKRLSEPGPIEQALEQTSAVLSDISGAAGMVLVPRREPRLAQLSLVGLGQGKALAVVVGEDGAIENRVMELDGTASPSALEQASNYITAHLAGRTLAEAAKAMQHELASGRSQLDEVSRDLVERGLAVWSKDAAQRPVLIVRGQSNLLDEEALGDLERVRQLLDDLENKQSVAELLDSARDAESTRIFIGSENQLFGLSGSSVIASPYRDREGSVVGVLGVIGPTRLNYARVVPMVDFTARSLEKAMGKLTG comes from the coding sequence ATGCCGACCCCGCCCGTAACCGAATTGACCGACCGCGCCCGCGCCATTTTCCAGCTGGTCGTGGAAGGCTATATCGATAGCGGCCAGCCGGTCGGCAGCAAGACCTTGGCGGGCGGGCGCGGGGTGGACTTGTCCCCGGCCTCAATCCGTTCCGTCCTGGCGGAGCTGGAATCGCTTGGCTTGCTGGCTGCGCCGCATACCAGCGCGGGGAGGCTTCCGACCCAGACCGGGCTGAGGCTGTTCGTGGACGGCATGATGCAGGTTGCCGAACCCACCCGGGCCGAACGCGCCGCGATCGAGAAGCGATTGTCCGAACCCGGCCCGATCGAGCAGGCGCTGGAGCAGACCAGCGCGGTGCTGTCCGACATATCGGGCGCAGCGGGCATGGTGCTGGTCCCCCGGCGCGAGCCACGGCTCGCGCAGCTGTCATTGGTCGGGCTAGGGCAGGGCAAAGCGCTCGCGGTGGTCGTGGGCGAAGATGGCGCCATCGAAAACCGGGTGATGGAGCTGGACGGTACGGCAAGTCCATCTGCGCTGGAACAGGCCAGCAATTACATCACCGCGCATCTGGCGGGCCGCACTCTGGCGGAGGCGGCCAAGGCGATGCAGCACGAATTGGCTTCGGGCCGCTCGCAGCTGGACGAGGTCAGCCGCGACCTCGTCGAACGCGGGCTGGCGGTGTGGAGCAAGGATGCAGCGCAGCGCCCGGTGCTGATCGTGCGGGGACAGTCCAACCTGCTCGATGAAGAGGCACTGGGCGATCTGGAACGGGTGCGGCAATTGCTCGACGATCTGGAAAACAAGCAATCGGTCGCCGAATTGCTCGACAGTGCACGCGACGCGGAATCGACCCGCATTTTCATCGGCAGCGAGAACCAGCTATTCGGCCTGTCCGGCTCCAGCGTGATCGCCTCGCCCTATCGCGACCGCGAGGGCAGCGTGGTGGGAGTATTGGGCGTGATCGGCCCCACGCGGTTGAATTACGCCCGCGTCGTGCCCATGGTTGATTTCACGGCCCGCTCGCTGGAAAAGGCGATGGGCAAATTGACCGGTTAA
- the grpE gene encoding nucleotide exchange factor GrpE: MSENEKPGAEALSEDEKAKAEELKGVPEEMLADNDGEEGADEEPSVEDALAELRENLAKANQDVLYARAETQNVRRRMEKDVSDARAYAATGFARDILSVADNLSRAVDAIPEDLREDSKFKGLVAGIQATQRELDKVFGQHGITRVAAVGLPLDPNQHQAMMEVPTDDAEAGTVVQEMQSGYMIRDRLLRPAMVGVAKKPD; this comes from the coding sequence ATGAGCGAAAACGAGAAACCGGGAGCCGAAGCGCTCTCCGAAGACGAGAAGGCAAAGGCCGAGGAACTGAAGGGCGTGCCCGAAGAAATGCTGGCCGATAATGACGGCGAGGAAGGCGCGGATGAGGAGCCGAGCGTAGAAGACGCGCTGGCCGAATTGCGCGAGAATCTCGCCAAGGCGAATCAGGACGTGCTCTATGCGCGGGCCGAAACGCAGAATGTCCGCCGCCGGATGGAAAAGGACGTATCCGATGCGCGCGCCTATGCCGCGACCGGCTTTGCCCGCGATATCTTGTCGGTGGCTGATAATCTGTCGCGCGCGGTCGATGCTATTCCCGAAGATCTGCGCGAGGATAGCAAGTTCAAGGGTCTTGTTGCCGGAATCCAGGCGACCCAGCGTGAGCTCGACAAGGTGTTCGGCCAGCACGGTATTACCCGCGTGGCCGCAGTCGGCCTGCCGCTCGATCCCAACCAGCACCAGGCGATGATGGAAGTTCCCACCGACGATGCCGAGGCAGGCACCGTGGTCCAGGAAATGCAAAGCGGTTACATGATACGCGACCGTTTGCTGCGTCCTGCGATGGTCGGTGTCGCAAAGAAGCCGGACTGA
- a CDS encoding vgr related protein yields the protein MSQSAGALAEPCPVGGERSLTAGEIELARAVFGDAIDYKAVKIRRRKWFPFQPRRVTMAPRGHIHFHPSGTAYCDDFAQESTIRQGLFIHEMVHVWQVQTRGRWFLLLNRMPWARYDYSLKPGWPLARYGIEQQAEIVKHAFLLRNGVKIAGAADIAAYELLVRFPRTA from the coding sequence CTGAGCCAATCCGCTGGCGCACTTGCCGAGCCCTGTCCGGTTGGCGGGGAGCGATCCCTGACCGCTGGCGAGATCGAGCTCGCCCGCGCGGTTTTCGGTGACGCGATCGACTATAAGGCGGTGAAAATCCGCCGCCGCAAGTGGTTTCCCTTCCAGCCGCGCCGGGTCACCATGGCCCCGCGCGGCCATATCCATTTCCACCCGTCGGGCACCGCCTATTGTGACGATTTCGCGCAGGAAAGCACGATCCGGCAGGGGTTGTTTATCCACGAAATGGTGCATGTCTGGCAGGTCCAGACGCGCGGGCGCTGGTTCCTGTTGCTCAACCGGATGCCTTGGGCACGCTACGATTACAGCTTGAAGCCGGGCTGGCCGCTGGCACGCTATGGGATCGAACAGCAGGCGGAGATCGTAAAGCACGCCTTCCTGCTGAGAAACGGCGTGAAGATCGCCGGGGCGGCCGACATTGCAGCTTATGAACTGCTGGTGCGGTTTCCCCGCACCGCCTGA
- the rdgB gene encoding RdgB/HAM1 family non-canonical purine NTP pyrophosphatase, whose translation MTHRLGSGKLVIATHNAGKLKEISALMEPRGLQCISAGSLGLPEPQETGTTFVQNAVLKARASAQASGIVSLADDSGLSVAALDGRPGVYTADWAERQWFEGDPGRDWYMAMGKVEGMLAAKGPDTPRDAWFSCVLALAWPDGETAVYEGRIDGSLTWPPRGEMGFGYDPVFVPGNRAGDRKQTFAEIDPAEKHAISHRADAFAKLVADQFG comes from the coding sequence ATGACGCACCGCCTGGGTTCCGGCAAGCTGGTGATCGCCACGCATAATGCGGGCAAGCTGAAAGAAATTTCGGCCCTGATGGAGCCGCGCGGGCTGCAATGCATCTCCGCCGGATCGCTCGGCCTGCCGGAACCCCAGGAAACCGGGACCACATTCGTGCAGAACGCCGTGCTGAAGGCGCGTGCCTCGGCGCAGGCTTCGGGAATAGTCTCGCTGGCCGACGATAGCGGGCTGTCGGTCGCCGCACTGGATGGCCGCCCCGGCGTCTACACCGCCGATTGGGCGGAACGGCAGTGGTTCGAAGGCGATCCCGGGCGCGACTGGTACATGGCGATGGGCAAGGTGGAAGGCATGCTCGCCGCAAAAGGGCCCGATACACCGCGCGATGCGTGGTTTTCCTGCGTCCTGGCCCTTGCCTGGCCCGATGGCGAGACTGCGGTGTATGAAGGGCGCATCGATGGTTCGTTGACCTGGCCGCCGCGCGGCGAAATGGGCTTTGGTTATGATCCGGTGTTCGTGCCGGGCAATCGGGCGGGCGACCGCAAGCAGACTTTTGCGGAAATCGACCCGGCGGAAAAGCACGCCATCAGCCACCGCGCCGATGCTTTTGCCAAGCTTGTCGCGGACCAGTTCGGCTGA
- a CDS encoding MBL fold metallo-hydrolase produces MIRTVTSAAASAAVLSLCLAAPVAAQQDFSDVEIRTEQIAPGIAVLFGRGGNIAVSYGEDGTVMIDDQYAPLSDRIMAAVADLGASPVAYLINTHWHFDHAGGNENFGEAGALIFAHENVRARMVSGGTIFGNEIPPAAPVALPVVSYGQGVTLNRNGDTIDVMFTGGGHTDGDSIVRWREDNVVHMGDLFFNTGGFPFIDTSSGGNVLHALSSIDAALRMMDGKTVVIPGHGPVSDKLGLSAYRARLGAMVDRVTALKEDGLSLDQAVAAKPLADYVGEGGGFINQDQFTTFVWTSLEAHGD; encoded by the coding sequence ATGATCCGCACCGTTACTTCCGCCGCCGCTTCGGCCGCAGTACTGAGTCTTTGCCTGGCCGCGCCAGTCGCCGCCCAGCAGGATTTCAGCGACGTCGAAATCCGTACAGAGCAGATCGCGCCCGGGATCGCGGTGCTGTTCGGGCGCGGCGGCAATATCGCGGTCAGTTACGGCGAGGATGGCACCGTGATGATCGACGATCAATACGCGCCGCTATCGGACAGGATCATGGCCGCTGTGGCGGACCTTGGCGCCAGCCCGGTAGCCTATCTTATCAACACCCATTGGCATTTCGACCATGCCGGCGGGAATGAAAATTTTGGCGAGGCCGGTGCGTTGATCTTCGCGCATGAGAATGTCCGGGCACGGATGGTCAGCGGGGGCACAATTTTCGGCAACGAGATACCGCCCGCCGCCCCGGTTGCGCTGCCCGTTGTCAGCTATGGCCAGGGGGTCACGCTGAACCGCAATGGCGATACGATCGATGTGATGTTCACCGGCGGCGGCCACACGGATGGCGATTCCATCGTGCGCTGGCGGGAAGACAATGTCGTCCATATGGGCGACCTGTTCTTCAATACTGGCGGCTTTCCCTTCATCGACACCTCCAGCGGCGGCAATGTGCTGCACGCGCTTTCATCCATCGATGCCGCGCTGCGCATGATGGATGGCAAGACGGTGGTGATCCCCGGCCACGGTCCGGTGAGCGACAAGCTGGGTCTGAGTGCTTACCGCGCGAGACTGGGAGCGATGGTGGACCGGGTAACGGCGCTGAAGGAGGATGGTCTGTCGCTGGATCAAGCGGTCGCTGCCAAGCCGCTGGCCGATTATGTCGGCGAGGGCGGCGGCTTCATCAACCAGGACCAGTTCACGACCTTCGTGTGGACCAGCCTGGAGGCGCATGGCGACTAG
- the hemW gene encoding radical SAM family heme chaperone HemW, whose protein sequence is MARALYIHWPFCAKKCPYCDFNSHVRDKVDHDLWRASMLADMRHEAKLAADEPLDSVFFGGGTPSLMPPALVATLLAEAEALWGFAADIEITLEANPSSVEAAKFAGLAAAGVNRVSLGLQSLDDEALRFLGRLHGAAEGLAALETAQAVFRRVSFDLIYALPGQSEAHWREQLQRALGFGTDHLSLYQLTIEPGTRFATDVRRGQFTPLGGDPAADLFDVTRSLTDAAGMPAYEVSNHARPGQESRHNLTYWRYRDYCGIGPGAHGRRGGHATLRHKKPENWLAAVEAEGHGLSEERALPRREQASEALLMGLRLAEGIAPGDLAERFAISPGQLIDAERLALYRDLGLAWSSGERIGVTPAGMPLLDALLAELVPAELVA, encoded by the coding sequence ATGGCGCGCGCACTTTACATCCACTGGCCCTTCTGCGCGAAAAAGTGCCCCTATTGCGACTTCAACAGCCATGTCCGCGACAAGGTCGATCACGATCTGTGGCGCGCATCCATGCTGGCCGATATGCGGCACGAGGCAAAGTTGGCTGCGGACGAGCCGCTGGACAGCGTGTTCTTCGGCGGTGGCACGCCCTCGCTGATGCCGCCCGCACTGGTCGCTACGTTGCTGGCCGAGGCGGAGGCATTGTGGGGCTTCGCTGCAGATATCGAGATCACGCTGGAAGCGAACCCATCCTCGGTCGAGGCGGCGAAGTTCGCCGGGCTGGCGGCGGCGGGCGTAAACCGGGTATCGCTCGGGCTACAGTCGCTCGATGATGAGGCGCTGCGGTTTCTCGGCCGCCTGCACGGTGCGGCCGAAGGACTTGCCGCGCTCGAAACCGCGCAAGCTGTGTTCCGGCGGGTGAGTTTCGACCTGATCTACGCCCTGCCGGGCCAGAGCGAGGCGCATTGGCGCGAGCAATTGCAACGCGCGCTCGGGTTCGGGACGGATCATTTGTCGCTCTACCAACTGACGATAGAGCCGGGGACGCGTTTCGCCACCGATGTCCGGCGGGGGCAGTTTACTCCGCTCGGCGGCGACCCGGCGGCGGACCTGTTCGACGTGACGCGCAGCCTGACAGACGCTGCCGGAATGCCCGCCTATGAAGTGAGCAACCATGCGCGCCCCGGCCAGGAAAGCCGCCACAACCTGACCTATTGGCGCTACCGCGATTATTGCGGCATCGGCCCCGGCGCGCATGGTCGTCGAGGCGGCCACGCGACCTTGCGCCACAAGAAGCCTGAAAACTGGCTGGCGGCGGTTGAGGCAGAGGGGCACGGCCTGTCGGAAGAGCGTGCCCTACCCCGCCGCGAGCAGGCATCGGAGGCGCTGCTTATGGGCCTGCGGCTGGCAGAGGGTATCGCGCCCGGCGATCTGGCCGAACGGTTCGCCATTTCACCTGGCCAGCTGATCGATGCCGAGCGGCTGGCGCTTTACCGCGACCTCGGCCTCGCCTGGTCCAGCGGCGAGCGTATCGGGGTGACACCGGCCGGTATGCCGCTGCTCGATGCGCTGCTGGCGGAGCTGGTGCCCGCCGAACTGGTGGCTTGA
- the dnaJ gene encoding molecular chaperone DnaJ, with product MPTSEIDFYELLEVTRDADGATIKSSYRKLAMRYHPDRNPGDAECEARFKAISAAYDCLKDPQKRAAYDRFGHAAFQQGMNGGHGGQGGQQGFEDLGDIFETIFGSAFGGGGPGSGRQQQRRGADLRYDMEIGLEEAFHGKSTEIEIEVSRQCDTCDGSGAAPGTGVRGCNLCGGIGKVRAKQGFFVVERPCPNCHGRGEVIENPCGECRGEGRVDREQKLEVDIPPGVDTGTRIRLNGKGEAGPRGAPAGDLYIFVHIRQHSVFQREGTVLATRLPISFTTAALGGSVDIPDLSGETNTVNIPAGIQSGKQLRVRGAGMPVLQGRGRGDMVVEVQVETPTKLTKAQRDILDQFRQTETGDECPESRGFFNKLKDAFGG from the coding sequence TTGCCCACATCAGAAATAGATTTTTACGAGCTGCTCGAAGTCACCCGCGATGCCGACGGGGCCACGATCAAGTCGTCCTATCGCAAGCTGGCGATGCGCTATCACCCGGACCGCAATCCGGGCGATGCCGAATGCGAGGCGCGCTTCAAGGCGATCAGCGCCGCCTATGATTGCCTGAAAGACCCGCAGAAACGGGCCGCCTACGATCGCTTTGGCCATGCTGCGTTCCAGCAGGGCATGAATGGCGGCCATGGGGGGCAGGGCGGCCAGCAGGGCTTTGAAGACCTCGGCGATATTTTCGAAACCATCTTCGGCAGCGCTTTCGGCGGCGGCGGGCCGGGCAGCGGGCGTCAACAGCAGCGGCGCGGCGCAGATTTGCGCTATGACATGGAAATCGGTCTGGAAGAGGCGTTTCATGGCAAGAGCACCGAGATCGAGATCGAAGTCTCTCGCCAATGCGATACGTGCGACGGTTCAGGGGCAGCGCCCGGCACCGGAGTGCGCGGTTGCAACCTGTGCGGCGGCATCGGCAAGGTCCGCGCCAAGCAGGGCTTCTTCGTGGTCGAGCGGCCATGCCCAAATTGCCACGGACGCGGCGAGGTGATCGAAAACCCGTGCGGCGAATGCCGCGGCGAGGGCCGGGTGGACCGCGAGCAGAAGCTGGAGGTGGATATTCCGCCCGGCGTGGATACCGGCACCCGCATTCGCCTGAACGGCAAGGGAGAGGCCGGTCCGCGCGGCGCGCCTGCGGGCGATCTGTATATCTTCGTCCATATTCGCCAGCACAGCGTATTCCAGCGCGAAGGCACAGTGCTGGCCACGCGCCTGCCGATCAGCTTCACCACGGCGGCGCTTGGTGGCAGCGTGGATATTCCCGACCTTTCCGGCGAGACCAACACGGTGAACATCCCCGCAGGCATCCAGTCGGGCAAGCAGCTGCGCGTACGCGGTGCCGGTATGCCGGTACTGCAGGGGCGCGGTCGCGGCGATATGGTGGTCGAAGTGCAGGTCGAAACGCCGACCAAGCTGACCAAGGCTCAGCGTGATATTCTGGACCAGTTCCGCCAGACCGAAACCGGCGACGAGTGTCCGGAAAGCCGGGGCTTTTTCAACAAGCTGAAGGACGCCTTCGGGGGCTAG
- a CDS encoding glycine zipper domain-containing protein yields MNIRKTLVPLAAASALSLSACAENYAVEGAGLGAAAGAAAAAITGEDLETYALAGAAIGGIAGYFKDKDNDCDGFYDRNGRYVDDDCRNDSRYSRYFR; encoded by the coding sequence ATGAATATTCGCAAAACACTCGTACCACTGGCAGCCGCCTCGGCGCTGTCGCTATCGGCATGTGCCGAGAACTATGCCGTAGAAGGCGCAGGGCTGGGCGCGGCGGCTGGTGCTGCTGCTGCGGCGATTACCGGTGAGGACCTGGAAACCTACGCGCTTGCCGGCGCTGCGATCGGCGGTATTGCGGGTTATTTCAAGGATAAGGACAATGATTGCGACGGATTTTACGACCGCAATGGTCGCTATGTCGACGATGATTGCCGCAATGACAGCCGCTATTCCCGCTATTTCAGGTAG
- the rph gene encoding ribonuclease PH, whose translation MRPSGRAPDEMRAVTIETGFTKHAEGSCLISFGETRVLCTASVEERIPPWLRGKGEGWVTGEYSMLPRATHTRGSREAARGKQSGRTQEIQRLIGRSLRSVVDLSKLGERQITLDCDVLQADGGTRTAAISGAWVALRLAVNKLMADTLIAEDPIQGKIAAISCGIYNGDPVLDLDYAEDSNADADANFVLLEGGRIAEAQATAEGATYDEEGLLRLLRLARIGCDGIFAAQEQAIK comes from the coding sequence ATGCGACCATCCGGACGCGCGCCCGACGAAATGCGGGCCGTCACCATCGAAACCGGCTTTACCAAACATGCCGAAGGATCCTGCCTGATCTCGTTCGGCGAAACGCGCGTGCTGTGCACCGCCAGCGTGGAAGAACGTATTCCGCCTTGGCTTCGCGGCAAGGGCGAAGGCTGGGTGACCGGCGAATATTCGATGCTGCCCCGCGCAACCCACACGCGCGGCAGCCGCGAGGCAGCGCGCGGCAAGCAGAGCGGGCGCACGCAGGAAATCCAGCGGCTGATCGGACGCTCGCTGCGTTCGGTGGTCGATCTCAGCAAGCTGGGCGAGCGGCAGATCACCCTCGATTGCGATGTCCTCCAGGCAGATGGCGGCACGCGCACCGCGGCCATTTCCGGGGCATGGGTGGCGCTGCGTCTGGCGGTGAACAAGCTGATGGCCGACACGCTGATCGCCGAAGACCCGATCCAGGGCAAGATCGCCGCCATAAGTTGCGGCATCTACAATGGCGATCCGGTACTCGACCTCGACTATGCCGAGGATTCCAACGCCGATGCGGATGCGAATTTCGTGCTGCTGGAAGGCGGACGCATTGCCGAGGCGCAGGCCACGGCAGAGGGTGCGACCTACGACGAGGAAGGCCTGCTGCGCCTGCTGCGCCTCGCCCGGATCGGCTGCGACGGTATCTTCGCCGCTCAGGAGCAAGCCATAAAATGA
- the dnaK gene encoding molecular chaperone DnaK: MGKVIGIDLGTTNSCVAVMDGGKPKVVENSEGARTTPSIVAFTKDGERLIGQPAKRQAVTNPDNTLFAIKRLIGRRFEDPLTKKDMELVPYDIVKGKNGDAWVEAGGEEYSPSQVSAFILQKMKETAESYLGEDVTQAVITVPAYFNDAQRQATKDAGQIAGLEVLRIINEPTAAALAYGMDKNDGKTIAVYDLGGGTFDISILEIGDGVFEVKSTNGDTFLGGEDFDAAIVEWLADQFKKKENMDLRSDKLALQRLKEAAEKAKIELSSSQTTEVNLPFITARMEGGSSTPLHLVETLSRSDLEKLVDKLIQRTLEPSKKALTDAGVSKDEIDEVILVGGMTRMPKVREVVENFFGSKPHTGVNPDEVVAMGAAIQAGVLQGDVKDVLLLDVTPLSLGIETLGGVFTRMIDRNTTIPTKKTQTYSTAEDNQNAVTIKVHQGEREMAADNKLLGNFDLLGIPPAPRGVPQIEVTFDIDANGIVNVSAKDKGTGKEQTIKIQASGGLNESDIEQMVQDAEKFAEEDKKRKEAAEARNQADSLVHATEKQLEEHGDKIDADTKSEVETKLAATKTALEGGDAEAINAASQELTEAAMKMGQQIYQQEQDAAAGEGGESAGSDTSSADDDVVDAEFSEVTEDGEDNADDEKKS, encoded by the coding sequence ATGGGTAAAGTAATCGGTATCGACCTCGGCACCACCAACAGCTGTGTGGCTGTGATGGACGGGGGCAAGCCCAAGGTCGTCGAGAATTCCGAAGGTGCACGCACCACGCCTTCGATCGTCGCCTTCACCAAGGATGGTGAGCGCCTGATCGGCCAGCCGGCCAAGCGTCAGGCCGTGACCAACCCCGACAATACGCTGTTCGCGATCAAGCGCCTGATCGGTCGACGGTTCGAAGATCCGCTGACCAAGAAGGACATGGAGCTGGTCCCCTATGACATCGTCAAGGGCAAGAACGGCGATGCCTGGGTCGAAGCGGGCGGCGAGGAATATTCCCCCAGCCAGGTGTCTGCTTTCATCCTGCAGAAGATGAAGGAAACCGCCGAGAGCTATCTGGGCGAAGACGTGACGCAGGCGGTTATCACCGTTCCGGCCTATTTCAACGACGCCCAGCGCCAGGCAACCAAGGATGCCGGCCAGATCGCCGGCCTCGAAGTGCTGCGCATCATCAACGAGCCGACGGCGGCCGCGCTCGCCTATGGCATGGACAAGAATGACGGCAAGACCATCGCCGTTTACGACCTTGGCGGCGGCACGTTCGATATCTCCATCCTCGAAATCGGGGACGGCGTGTTCGAAGTGAAATCGACCAATGGCGACACCTTCCTGGGCGGCGAAGATTTCGACGCGGCCATCGTGGAATGGCTGGCGGACCAGTTCAAGAAGAAGGAGAACATGGATCTCCGCTCGGACAAGCTGGCCCTCCAGCGCCTGAAGGAAGCCGCCGAAAAAGCCAAGATCGAGCTGTCCAGTTCGCAGACCACCGAAGTCAATTTGCCGTTCATCACCGCGCGCATGGAAGGTGGCTCGTCCACCCCACTGCATTTGGTGGAAACGCTCAGCCGGTCGGACCTAGAAAAGCTGGTCGACAAGCTGATCCAGCGCACTCTGGAGCCGTCCAAGAAGGCGCTGACCGATGCCGGCGTGTCCAAGGACGAGATCGACGAAGTGATCCTGGTCGGCGGCATGACCCGCATGCCCAAGGTGCGCGAAGTGGTCGAAAACTTCTTCGGATCCAAGCCGCATACCGGTGTGAACCCCGATGAAGTCGTGGCAATGGGTGCTGCCATTCAGGCAGGCGTGTTGCAGGGCGATGTCAAAGACGTGCTGCTGCTCGACGTGACCCCGCTTTCGCTGGGTATCGAGACGCTGGGCGGGGTGTTCACTCGCATGATCGACCGCAACACCACGATCCCAACCAAGAAGACGCAGACCTACTCCACCGCCGAAGACAATCAGAACGCCGTGACCATCAAGGTGCATCAGGGCGAGCGTGAAATGGCGGCGGATAACAAGCTGCTCGGCAATTTCGACTTGCTCGGTATTCCGCCCGCACCGCGCGGCGTGCCGCAGATCGAAGTAACTTTCGACATCGACGCCAACGGCATCGTGAACGTCTCTGCCAAGGACAAAGGCACCGGCAAGGAGCAGACGATCAAGATCCAGGCGTCTGGCGGTCTTAACGAATCCGACATCGAACAGATGGTCCAGGATGCGGAAAAGTTCGCCGAGGAAGACAAGAAGCGCAAGGAAGCTGCCGAGGCACGCAACCAGGCCGACAGCCTGGTCCACGCTACCGAGAAGCAGCTGGAAGAGCATGGCGACAAGATCGACGCGGATACCAAGTCCGAAGTCGAAACCAAGCTTGCCGCTACCAAGACCGCGCTGGAAGGCGGCGATGCCGAAGCCATCAACGCAGCCTCTCAGGAACTGACCGAAGCGGCTATGAAGATGGGCCAGCAAATCTATCAGCAGGAACAGGATGCTGCGGCTGGTGAAGGCGGCGAGAGTGCCGGGTCCGACACTTCGAGCGCGGATGACGATGTCGTCGATGCCGAGTTTTCCGAAGTGACCGAAGACGGCGAAGACAACGCCGACGACGAGAAAAAGTCCTAA